From one Planktothrix agardhii NIES-204 genomic stretch:
- the kaiA gene encoding circadian clock protein KaiC, which yields MERLTLADLFGENLVSTSPTVWRPQLSIGVFMPTLGLANVIMSQLQNDSYTAVQIQSVETFLQFMAQERHQLDCIVLEDNPDLLLLSQHLQEQSLSVPVVIITSQPQPTDALTQTTTNPSDTYKPEEDSSQYLYHCTEVRITNNQLNQISGYIDQAISQFITHAITARLTEQSASGNAPTELTNFIIRQQRRLVSKLHERLGYLGVYYKRSPQNFIRNLAPTERQEFIDQLKTKYRQIVLSYFSADQSLNNKIDEYVNLAFFADVPVTRIVEIHMELMDNFSKQLKLEGRSEDVLLDYRLTLIDTIAHLCEMYRRSIPRDS from the coding sequence ATGGAGAGATTGACTCTGGCTGATTTGTTCGGTGAAAACTTGGTTTCAACTTCTCCGACAGTTTGGCGCCCACAGCTATCAATCGGTGTTTTTATGCCGACCCTGGGGCTGGCAAATGTCATCATGTCTCAATTGCAGAATGATAGCTATACGGCAGTGCAAATCCAGTCTGTTGAAACGTTCCTCCAATTCATGGCTCAAGAAAGACATCAACTCGATTGTATCGTTCTTGAGGATAATCCAGATTTGCTCCTCCTTAGTCAACATCTTCAGGAGCAATCTCTTTCAGTTCCGGTGGTTATTATTACATCACAACCCCAACCGACAGACGCTTTAACTCAAACAACGACTAATCCTTCTGACACTTACAAACCGGAAGAAGATTCCTCACAGTATTTGTACCACTGTACCGAGGTACGAATCACAAATAATCAACTGAATCAAATTTCAGGCTATATTGACCAAGCCATTAGTCAGTTTATTACCCATGCGATTACGGCTCGTCTCACTGAACAGTCTGCTAGTGGCAATGCTCCCACAGAGCTAACAAATTTTATCATCCGTCAACAACGTCGCCTAGTGAGTAAACTCCATGAGCGATTAGGATATTTGGGTGTTTACTATAAAAGAAGTCCCCAGAATTTTATCCGTAATCTTGCTCCTACAGAACGTCAGGAGTTTATTGATCAGTTAAAAACAAAATATCGCCAAATTGTTCTGAGTTATTTTTCCGCCGATCAAAGTTTGAATAATAAAATTGATGAATATGTAAACTTGGCTTTTTTTGCTGATGTTCCAGTTACCCGAATTGTGGAAATTCACATGGAATTAATGGATAATTTTTCTAAACAGCTTAAATTAGAAGGCAGAAGCGAAGATGTTTTATTGGACTACCGATTGACCTTAATTGATACGATAGCCCATTTATGTGAAATGTACCGTCGCTCAATTCCTAGGGATTCTTAA
- the aerA gene encoding non-ribosomal peptide synthetase/polyketide synthase hybrid enzyme has protein sequence MTTNQQNSQLNCHEIAEVLLSNPLIEDCYLLVRDSELVAYIVYSGTGKLEQLSSNVGSKLPDHLLPTLYVQVSNLPLTNTGCVDELALKNIEIIDENLVNNTEKKLQSLSGIEQVAVVITSQKYKNLPLHLSELLPLKQPEIVEKQNQEIETQIILPIHASNAQQAISHGQPLVESVLQPKTLGDLIQKTAENYPNRGIIYIQSNGSQIFQSYQQLWEQAQRIQTGLQKLGLQNQDKVIFQLSENYDIISAFWGCILGGFIPVILSVPPTYKEINHEINKICQVWELLEHPLMITNESRQQDVKKLEKWLSNQPIKLSFIEELKTYSPHHPHISQPDDIAFFNLTSGSTGMSKCISLTHKNIISRARGTNIICEYNNDDIILNWLPFDHIGSISDWHIRCVDLGCQMVYVQTEYILGRPLNWLDLIHQYRITHSWAPNFAYNLINEALKKEPHQTWNLDSIKFFLVAGEAVSDQAVGEFTNKLHSEYNLKKTAICPAFGMAEMGSGITYYQPTTEQPLLFHTVDKYSLTHTLKRVHPEHPNSATFTDLGLPIPGVSIRIVDQENSLLPEETIGHLQVKGDPVSPGYYKNPEANQEAFLKDGWFKTGDLGFISNGHLVITGRSKETIIINGVNYYSHEIETVVEAIEEVAASYTAACAVHDPKSSTDQLALFFSVEIDPQDLPELLKKIRRKVINSFGVNPEYLIPLNKNEIPKTSIGKIQRSQLTKRFEAGEFNPVLKEIDILLENANTIPDWFYRKVWKSRSPVNLKPELSNNYTLIFLDQLGLGEFLAAQIQAKNLPFVTVLAGEEFSKLSNDRYTIKPGEAEHYQHLMASLAEEKITIGNIIHLWTYQKYSGEIDSIEQLEKAQNLGIYSLLFLVQALAKIHDLNRTIQLLFVSSHSQFVTKADEIAYEKSPVLGLIKSLAQEIPWLNSRHLDLPIDKNEINGADLLQELYVLSRDREIAYRAGKRFISGLEKVNLPEQLKQELPFKPGGIYLITGGLGGIGIQVAQYLLKNYQARLLLIGKTALPEKHLWNDHLKKEDKFSLKIKNLQALENLGGEVIYQAVDVANYTQVQQAVDEVKQHWKGELDGVIHLAGIYKDCLLLEETKQSLAAILRPKVLGTWILHQLIKESQGIFISFSSLASFFGGASLGSYAAANTFLEHLNNYQKSKNLFPSYCYSWTTWKETGISKGYQMQYLTQSQGYYDMTVQQGLDSFLASLYHNQGQLMIGLDGSNSKIKRFTSLSEGLQKLTAYYVPKSPPNPINLADHLTLKDRFGTPYNCSLIPRQSLPLTDQGEIDKQQLIRELQGQENSEWIAPRTEAEGKVAQIWQNVLNLPQIGIHDNFFELGGHSLLASQVISRLRDVFPVELSLQSLLEYPTVASLTQTLEVLNVAKNSHSAMRETQEDYEEGEL, from the coding sequence ATGACTACTAATCAACAAAATTCACAATTAAATTGCCATGAAATCGCGGAAGTCTTGTTATCAAATCCCTTGATAGAAGATTGCTATTTACTTGTACGGGATAGTGAATTAGTCGCTTATATCGTTTACTCTGGAACTGGAAAACTAGAACAATTATCCTCTAATGTGGGGTCAAAATTACCCGATCATCTCTTACCCACTCTCTATGTGCAAGTTTCTAACTTACCCTTAACAAATACTGGTTGTGTCGATGAGTTAGCCTTAAAAAATATAGAAATTATCGACGAAAATTTAGTAAATAATACCGAAAAAAAACTACAGTCTTTATCAGGGATTGAGCAAGTTGCTGTGGTCATTACTTCCCAAAAATACAAAAATCTCCCGCTACATCTATCGGAATTATTGCCATTAAAACAACCAGAAATAGTTGAGAAGCAGAATCAAGAAATCGAAACCCAGATCATTCTACCCATTCACGCTTCTAATGCTCAACAAGCTATTAGTCACGGACAACCTTTAGTAGAGTCTGTACTACAGCCAAAAACCTTGGGAGACCTGATCCAGAAAACAGCCGAAAACTATCCGAATAGAGGAATTATCTATATTCAGTCTAATGGTTCTCAGATATTTCAATCCTATCAACAATTATGGGAACAAGCCCAAAGAATACAAACAGGATTACAAAAGCTAGGTTTACAGAATCAAGATAAAGTCATTTTCCAATTATCGGAAAATTATGACATCATTTCCGCATTTTGGGGATGTATTTTAGGGGGCTTTATTCCTGTGATTCTCTCAGTCCCACCCACCTACAAAGAGATTAATCATGAAATTAATAAAATTTGTCAGGTCTGGGAATTGTTAGAACATCCTCTAATGATCACGAATGAATCCCGACAACAAGACGTAAAAAAATTAGAAAAATGGCTATCTAATCAACCCATTAAACTGAGTTTTATTGAAGAATTAAAAACCTACTCCCCCCATCATCCCCATATTAGTCAACCTGATGATATAGCTTTTTTCAACCTGACATCAGGTAGCACGGGAATGTCTAAATGTATATCATTAACCCATAAAAATATTATCTCTCGTGCGAGAGGAACCAACATAATTTGTGAATATAATAACGACGATATTATCCTGAATTGGCTGCCTTTTGACCATATCGGGAGCATTTCTGACTGGCATATTCGCTGTGTTGATTTAGGATGCCAAATGGTCTATGTTCAAACGGAATATATATTAGGTCGTCCTCTCAATTGGTTAGATTTAATTCATCAATACCGGATTACTCATAGTTGGGCTCCTAATTTTGCTTATAATCTGATCAATGAAGCTCTTAAAAAAGAACCCCATCAGACTTGGAATTTAGACTCAATTAAATTCTTTTTAGTAGCTGGTGAAGCAGTTTCTGATCAAGCGGTCGGAGAATTTACTAACAAACTTCATAGCGAATATAACTTAAAAAAAACGGCAATTTGTCCTGCTTTTGGGATGGCGGAAATGGGATCGGGAATTACTTATTATCAACCGACAACAGAACAGCCTTTACTCTTTCATACGGTTGATAAATATTCCTTGACTCATACTTTAAAAAGAGTCCATCCTGAACATCCCAATAGCGCAACCTTTACGGATTTAGGATTACCTATTCCTGGCGTATCAATTAGAATTGTTGATCAAGAAAATTCCCTACTTCCAGAAGAAACGATTGGTCATTTACAAGTCAAAGGAGATCCAGTTTCACCGGGATATTACAAAAACCCAGAAGCAAATCAAGAAGCTTTTTTAAAAGATGGCTGGTTTAAGACAGGAGATTTAGGATTTATTAGCAACGGACATTTAGTGATTACAGGAAGAAGTAAAGAAACGATTATTATTAATGGGGTGAATTATTACAGTCACGAAATTGAAACAGTTGTTGAAGCCATTGAAGAAGTAGCAGCATCTTATACCGCCGCTTGTGCTGTTCATGATCCTAAGAGTAGTACAGATCAATTAGCTTTATTTTTTAGTGTAGAAATCGATCCCCAGGATTTACCTGAACTGCTGAAAAAGATTAGACGAAAAGTGATTAACAGTTTTGGCGTGAATCCCGAATATTTAATCCCCTTAAATAAAAACGAAATCCCCAAAACTTCTATCGGTAAAATTCAGCGATCGCAATTAACTAAACGTTTTGAAGCCGGGGAATTTAATCCTGTTCTTAAAGAGATAGATATTCTATTAGAAAATGCGAATACTATTCCTGATTGGTTTTACCGGAAAGTTTGGAAGTCCAGATCTCCGGTTAATCTGAAGCCAGAACTTTCTAACAATTATACTTTAATTTTTTTGGATCAGTTAGGTTTAGGAGAATTTTTAGCTGCACAAATCCAAGCCAAAAACTTACCCTTTGTAACGGTTTTGGCGGGAGAAGAATTTTCTAAATTAAGTAACGATCGCTATACAATAAAACCAGGGGAAGCAGAACACTATCAACATTTAATGGCATCTTTAGCAGAGGAAAAAATTACTATTGGGAATATTATTCATCTCTGGACGTATCAAAAATATTCGGGAGAAATTGATAGTATAGAGCAGCTAGAAAAAGCACAAAATCTAGGAATCTATAGTTTATTGTTCCTCGTTCAAGCCCTAGCTAAAATTCACGATTTAAACCGAACAATTCAATTGTTATTTGTTTCTAGCCATAGCCAATTTGTTACTAAAGCTGATGAAATTGCTTATGAAAAATCTCCCGTTTTAGGACTGATTAAAAGCCTAGCTCAAGAAATTCCTTGGTTAAATAGTCGTCATCTCGATTTACCCATTGATAAAAATGAAATCAATGGGGCTGATCTTCTCCAAGAACTTTACGTTTTATCAAGGGACAGAGAAATTGCCTATCGAGCAGGAAAGCGTTTCATTTCTGGCTTGGAAAAAGTCAATTTACCTGAACAACTTAAACAAGAATTACCCTTTAAACCAGGGGGAATTTATCTAATTACTGGGGGCTTAGGAGGAATAGGAATACAAGTTGCTCAATATTTGCTTAAAAATTATCAGGCTCGGTTACTGTTGATTGGAAAAACTGCTTTACCGGAAAAACATCTCTGGAATGATCATCTGAAAAAAGAAGATAAATTTTCTTTGAAAATCAAAAATTTACAAGCCTTAGAAAACCTGGGGGGAGAAGTAATTTACCAAGCGGTAGATGTTGCTAATTACACTCAAGTACAGCAAGCTGTAGACGAGGTGAAACAGCACTGGAAAGGAGAACTCGATGGAGTTATTCATCTAGCAGGAATCTATAAAGATTGTTTGCTGCTGGAGGAAACAAAACAAAGTTTAGCAGCCATTCTTCGTCCCAAAGTATTAGGCACCTGGATCTTACATCAACTGATCAAAGAATCTCAGGGAATTTTCATCAGTTTTTCATCCTTAGCTAGTTTTTTTGGAGGAGCAAGTTTGGGTTCCTATGCGGCGGCGAATACTTTCCTAGAACATCTTAATAACTATCAAAAATCTAAAAATTTATTCCCAAGTTATTGTTATAGTTGGACAACTTGGAAAGAAACAGGAATTAGTAAAGGCTATCAGATGCAATATCTAACCCAATCTCAAGGGTATTACGATATGACAGTACAGCAAGGATTAGACTCATTTTTAGCGAGTTTATATCATAACCAAGGACAGTTAATGATCGGTTTAGATGGGAGCAATTCTAAAATTAAACGTTTTACATCTTTGTCTGAGGGATTACAGAAATTAACGGCTTATTACGTCCCGAAATCACCTCCTAATCCGATTAATTTAGCCGATCATTTAACCCTAAAAGATCGATTTGGAACTCCCTATAACTGTTCATTGATTCCTAGACAATCCCTCCCTCTTACAGACCAGGGTGAAATTGATAAACAACAATTAATCAGGGAACTTCAGGGTCAAGAAAATAGCGAATGGATAGCGCCCAGAACGGAAGCAGAAGGTAAAGTCGCTCAAATTTGGCAAAATGTCCTTAACCTACCCCAAATCGGTATTCACGACAATTTTTTTGAACTTGGAGGACATTCATTGCTGGCCAGTCAAGTCATATCTCGTTTGCGGGATGTTTTCCCGGTGGAATTATCTTTACAGAGTTTATTAGAATACCCGACTGTGGCTAGTTTAACTCAAACCCTTGAGGTGCTTAATGTAGCCAAAAATAGTCACAGTGCTATGAGAGAAACCCAAGAAGATTACGAAGAAGGAGAGTTATGA
- a CDS encoding aldo/keto reductase, with protein sequence MLEALVQPTQQVKRTWLPVLEVAHRLGLSVISSASIGQTKAVGQIPEALEGILDQTPLTPTLQALQFTRSCPKL encoded by the coding sequence ATGCTAGAGGCATTGGTTCAACCCACTCAACAAGTGAAACGAACATGGCTTCCTGTCCTAGAAGTGGCTCACCGTTTGGGTCTATCCGTGATTTCTAGTGCCTCCATTGGTCAGACCAAGGCCGTTGGTCAAATTCCAGAAGCTCTGGAAGGAATACTTGATCAAACCCCGTTAACGCCGACCCTGCAAGCGCTTCAGTTTACTCGTTCTTGTCCCAAATTATAG
- the aerJ gene encoding hypothetical protein — MKTVKFLSHLNHLGVKIWVENDKLRYRSPQGIMTPDLLEQLKEHKEELIALLREQADNFSSETDYDVAICGGGLAGLTLARQLKLKQPNLSVVVLDKMARPLPEAGFKVGESTVEVGAFYLANTLQLTDYFDNQHLPKLGLRYFFKPQETEFHKRPELGLSEFHAPKSYQIDRGKLENDLRQFNIEAGIDLKEDCSVQDIELAEGLQQQHKIIYTQGSGANKKTHCIKSRWVVDAMGRRRFIQKKLGLAKPNHDNHSAVWFRVEGRFDVSDFVPASQEKWHHRVPNKNRFYSTNHLCGEGYWVWLIPLSTGYTSIGIVARQDIHPLKNYHNYELALQWLQENEPVLAAHLEGKSPEDFRKMPKYSYSSKQVFSYNRWACVGEAGTFPDPFYSPGSDNIGLGNSLTTQMIELDFKGQLTPEKVDDANHFYLTYNDGLTFNIQNSYNCMGNGIVMSTKMIWDTLAGWTFGCLMMFNSIFLDPELKTKVQQINAEFFPLSYRMQQLFRDWANQSLHQVDFEFIDYLAIPFVNELRTRNLQSNQTEAEIMEAYRASLKLFEEFAQVIFQIALEDTKPELLPKIKAHSWLNAWAISLDASKWEADGLFSPKSEPRNLDIIKQQYLEAISL, encoded by the coding sequence ATGAAAACAGTCAAATTTTTGTCTCACCTTAATCATTTAGGTGTCAAAATCTGGGTTGAAAATGATAAGCTACGCTATCGTTCACCCCAGGGAATAATGACTCCCGACTTACTCGAACAATTGAAAGAGCATAAAGAAGAACTCATCGCCTTATTACGTGAACAAGCTGACAATTTCAGTTCAGAAACTGACTATGATGTGGCAATTTGTGGCGGTGGATTAGCGGGTTTAACTTTAGCGAGACAGTTAAAACTCAAACAACCTAATCTTTCCGTTGTCGTCCTTGATAAAATGGCTCGTCCTTTACCGGAAGCTGGTTTTAAAGTGGGAGAGTCAACCGTTGAAGTCGGGGCTTTTTATTTAGCAAATACGCTTCAGTTAACCGATTATTTTGATAATCAACATTTGCCTAAACTGGGATTACGCTATTTTTTCAAACCTCAAGAAACTGAATTTCATAAAAGACCTGAACTGGGATTATCAGAGTTTCATGCTCCTAAATCTTATCAAATTGATCGGGGTAAATTAGAAAATGATTTACGCCAATTTAATATTGAAGCCGGAATTGACCTTAAGGAAGATTGTTCGGTTCAAGATATCGAGTTGGCTGAAGGGCTACAGCAACAACATAAAATTATTTATACTCAAGGAAGTGGAGCCAATAAAAAAACTCACTGTATTAAATCCCGATGGGTTGTTGATGCGATGGGTCGCCGTCGATTTATACAGAAAAAACTAGGTTTAGCTAAACCGAATCATGATAATCATAGCGCGGTTTGGTTCCGAGTGGAGGGTCGTTTTGATGTTAGCGATTTTGTTCCAGCAAGTCAAGAAAAATGGCATCATCGTGTTCCTAACAAAAACCGTTTTTATTCTACCAATCATTTATGCGGTGAAGGATACTGGGTTTGGTTAATTCCTTTATCTACGGGTTATACCAGTATTGGTATTGTGGCTCGTCAAGATATTCACCCATTAAAAAATTATCATAACTATGAATTAGCCTTGCAGTGGTTACAGGAAAATGAACCCGTTTTAGCGGCTCATTTAGAAGGTAAATCCCCAGAAGACTTTAGAAAGATGCCGAAATATAGCTACTCTTCTAAACAAGTCTTTTCCTACAATCGTTGGGCTTGTGTCGGTGAAGCAGGCACATTTCCTGATCCGTTTTATTCCCCCGGTTCAGATAATATTGGTTTGGGCAATTCTTTAACCACTCAAATGATTGAACTTGACTTTAAAGGTCAACTAACTCCCGAAAAAGTTGACGATGCGAATCACTTTTATTTAACCTATAACGATGGGTTAACCTTTAATATTCAAAATTCCTACAACTGTATGGGAAATGGCATAGTGATGTCAACAAAAATGATCTGGGATACGTTAGCTGGATGGACATTCGGTTGCTTAATGATGTTTAATTCCATCTTCCTTGACCCGGAACTTAAAACGAAAGTTCAACAGATTAATGCAGAATTTTTCCCCCTTTCCTATCGAATGCAACAACTATTCCGAGATTGGGCAAATCAATCCTTACATCAAGTTGATTTTGAATTTATTGATTATTTAGCAATCCCTTTTGTGAATGAACTACGAACCCGGAATTTACAATCTAATCAAACCGAAGCTGAAATTATGGAAGCTTATCGAGCCAGCTTAAAATTATTTGAAGAATTTGCCCAAGTCATTTTTCAAATTGCCTTAGAAGATACCAAACCCGAACTGTTACCTAAAATTAAGGCTCACTCCTGGTTAAATGCCTGGGCAATTAGTTTAGATGCCAGTAAATGGGAGGCTGATGGGCTGTTTTCTCCTAAGAGCGAACCTCGCAATTTAGACATTATTAAACAACAATATTTGGAGGCAATCAGCCTATGA